From a region of the Mycobacterium sp. SMC-8 genome:
- a CDS encoding sulfotransferase family protein has product MFLQHLQSRHPASRWVLKSPGHIWTLDELISEYRDAQLVQTHRDPLRIIASVTSMYATLRATTSDEVDPTAIAAEWAERIIDGLDRSVTARMDGAVAADRVVDLNFRDFMSDQLGAVQRIYEQFDMPFTDDVRTRTAAFLDAHPQDKHGGHRYTFAATGLDEGEWRERARRYQEFFDVPSEKLD; this is encoded by the coding sequence ATATTCCTGCAGCATTTACAGTCTCGGCACCCCGCGTCGAGGTGGGTGCTCAAGTCACCGGGACATATCTGGACGCTTGATGAGCTCATCTCGGAGTACCGCGATGCGCAGTTGGTGCAGACGCATCGCGACCCGCTACGCATCATCGCCTCGGTCACCTCGATGTACGCCACGCTGCGGGCAACCACCAGCGACGAGGTCGATCCCACTGCCATTGCCGCTGAATGGGCCGAGCGCATCATCGACGGTCTCGATCGCTCGGTGACAGCCCGCATGGACGGCGCCGTCGCCGCCGACCGCGTCGTCGACCTGAATTTCCGCGATTTCATGAGCGATCAACTCGGCGCGGTGCAGCGCATCTACGAGCAGTTCGACATGCCCTTTACCGATGACGTTCGCACCCGGACGGCAGCTTTCCTGGACGCTCATCCTCAGGACAAACACGGCGGACACCGGTACACCTTTGCGGCGACAGGGCTCGACGAGGGGGAGTGGCGGGAGCGCGCACGGCGGTACCAAGAATTCTTCGACGTGCCTTCCGAGAAGCTGGACTAG
- a CDS encoding SDR family NAD(P)-dependent oxidoreductase — protein MTDQMLSGRVLFVAGTGAQIGAATALIAAREGARVAVGARRVENAEDIASAIRDSGGEALALRCDVTSDDEVDAALDATRSAFGAIDTVFFNAAYYDNRQASIDVDDDDWDTSMEVNFNSAVRVARRTVPGMVENGCGSFVFTSSAASVVAGDTRFGYQVSKAGLNAVTRFVAGKYGRQGIRANAVLPFVLEGNAGAAAASLNCLGRSPTAEEIGEAVVFLLSDRAAVITGQLIHLDGGLFVRAPWPTPASKPRQ, from the coding sequence ATGACTGACCAAATGCTGAGCGGCCGAGTGCTTTTCGTTGCAGGTACGGGTGCGCAGATCGGCGCGGCGACGGCACTCATCGCTGCCCGCGAAGGTGCCCGCGTCGCCGTCGGGGCCCGTCGGGTAGAAAACGCCGAAGACATCGCGTCTGCCATCCGCGACTCCGGGGGTGAAGCGCTTGCCCTGCGCTGCGACGTGACCAGTGACGACGAGGTGGACGCCGCCCTCGACGCCACGCGATCCGCGTTCGGCGCGATCGACACGGTGTTCTTCAACGCGGCCTATTACGACAACCGCCAGGCGTCCATCGACGTCGATGACGACGACTGGGACACCTCGATGGAGGTCAATTTCAATTCCGCGGTGCGTGTCGCTCGGCGGACCGTGCCGGGCATGGTCGAAAATGGCTGTGGCTCGTTCGTGTTCACATCCTCGGCGGCCTCTGTCGTAGCCGGGGATACGCGGTTCGGCTATCAGGTCTCCAAGGCGGGGCTGAACGCCGTCACTCGATTTGTGGCAGGCAAGTACGGTCGGCAAGGCATCCGCGCCAACGCTGTCCTGCCGTTCGTGCTCGAAGGTAACGCCGGCGCTGCGGCGGCGTCGCTGAATTGCCTCGGTCGTTCGCCTACCGCCGAGGAGATCGGCGAAGCGGTCGTCTTCCTGCTCTCGGATCGTGCCGCGGTGATCACCGGTCAGCTGATTCACCTCGACGGCGGCCTGTTCGTGCGGGCGCCCTGGCCTACTCCGGCATCGAAACCCCGTCAGTGA